The genomic region AATTCATTTATCCATACAATAAATTCCTGCAATACCTCATGTTTGAGCTGTTCAGGCATTACGGTGTTCTTTTTATAGTCAAGAAACTGCACCAGTTTTTCCAAATCATGCTCATAAGCTTCCAGTGTATTCAGGGAAAGCGAGCGTTCCAACTGAAGGTAGCTGCGAAAACCTTTGATATAGGATTGCCAGGGATGCATGAGAATGCGAAGATAGAACCTTGTACTATTAAAGAACATCTTAACTTCGCAACTTATGAGAATTGATATCCTTAACGGACCTAATCTGAACCTGCTGGGTAAAAGGGAGCCGGGTATTTATGGAAATGAGAGTTTCGAATCCTATCTGGAGCAGTTGCGAATGGCATTCCCCGATATAGATATCCACTACTTTCAAAGTAATGTGGAAGGGGAGCTGATAAACAGACTCCATGAGGTAGGATTTTCTTCAGATGGAATTGTATTGAATGCCGGTGGTTATACTCATACCTCTGTAGCCATTGCCGACGCTGTTGCCGCTATAGCTACACCTGTCATTGAAGTGCATATTTCAAATATTTATGCCAGAGAGGAGTTTCGTCATATCAGTCTCCTTTCCCCAAAATGCAGGGGGAGCATTGCGGGACTTGGTATGGAAGGCTATAAATTGGCCCTGTATTACTTTTACACAACTTTAATTTATTTTGTGACATATCTTATTAAATAGTGTGACTTCTGTTACTGAAATCTGCTATTTGAATGCGGAACTTTGTATCAACAAATTAAAACAGATATGGAAAGCACACAAGAACATACTCAAATGCCCCGGATAGGAGATAAAGCTCCGGATTTTGAGGCGATCACTACGATTGGTAAATTAAAATTCTCCGATTACAATAAAGGAAACTGGATTGTATTTTTTTCTCACCCCGCTGATTTTACTCCGGTCTGTACCACAGAAATGAGTGCATTCGCGGTAGAGGAACCAAAGTTCAATGCCATGGATACAAAGCTCCTCGGTTTAAGTATTGATAGCATTCACTCCCATATTGCGTGGGTGCACAATGTGAAGGAGAAGATGGGGATTAGCATGAAATTTCCGATCATCGCTGATATTGATATGAAAGTGGCAAAATTATATGGCATGCTTCAGCCGGGCGAAAGTGAAACAGCGGCAGTCAGGGCTGTGTTTTTTATTGATCCCACAGGAAAAATTCGTTTGATCATGTATTATCCGCTCAATGTTGGTCGAAATATGGATGAAATCTTTCGCGTCCTGAAAGCCCTCCAGGTAAGCGATGAACATAAAGTGGCCATGCCATTGAATTGGAAGCCCGGTGCAAAAGTGATTGTTCCGCCGCCTAAAACTTTAATAGATATGGAGGAGCGAGATACCAACACTTCTTACGAGAAGATTGATTTTTACCTCTGTAAGAAAGAATTGGCTGTGTAAAAAAATAGTATTTATTTAACAGGCTTCTCCGGAATTGTTGGAGAGGCCTGTTT from Bacteroidota bacterium harbors:
- the aroQ gene encoding type II 3-dehydroquinate dehydratase, which gives rise to MRIDILNGPNLNLLGKREPGIYGNESFESYLEQLRMAFPDIDIHYFQSNVEGELINRLHEVGFSSDGIVLNAGGYTHTSVAIADAVAAIATPVIEVHISNIYAREEFRHISLLSPKCRGSIAGLGMEGYKLALYYFYTTLIYFVTYLIK
- a CDS encoding peroxiredoxin translates to MESTQEHTQMPRIGDKAPDFEAITTIGKLKFSDYNKGNWIVFFSHPADFTPVCTTEMSAFAVEEPKFNAMDTKLLGLSIDSIHSHIAWVHNVKEKMGISMKFPIIADIDMKVAKLYGMLQPGESETAAVRAVFFIDPTGKIRLIMYYPLNVGRNMDEIFRVLKALQVSDEHKVAMPLNWKPGAKVIVPPPKTLIDMEERDTNTSYEKIDFYLCKKELAV